A DNA window from Thermus tengchongensis contains the following coding sequences:
- a CDS encoding LptF/LptG family permease codes for MKTLDRYLLREVLAHFSLGLAVIVLLFLAGAVYEVLAPLVAKGADPYTLLLYLFYRTPEALVRGAPVAYLFALLFLLSRLAEDSELKALLALGIRRERVLFPFLTLGGVLALLGFLLGESLVPKALAQGQDLLRRQVLERPRALLSPGTSFQDAKGRVVYVGEVAGDRIGKLRVLSQEEVLLAERGSFGGGVLRVEGGLRITYEGDRPRTLTRFQQGELVLKDLTFEPWQNPANRMTLRELKQEVERLKAMGVKAGLEATTYYRRFAEPAASLVFALFAVGLAFYLLGGSRSLGLVGVAVLTFFYYATWSVGRIMGEQNALDPILAAWGPNLFYGILGLLLFLGGRR; via the coding sequence ATGAAGACCCTGGACCGCTACCTCCTGCGCGAGGTCCTGGCCCACTTCAGCCTGGGGCTTGCGGTCATCGTCCTCCTCTTCCTGGCGGGGGCGGTCTACGAGGTCCTGGCCCCTTTGGTGGCCAAGGGCGCGGATCCCTACACCCTTCTCCTCTACCTCTTCTACCGCACCCCCGAGGCCCTGGTCCGGGGAGCCCCCGTGGCCTACCTCTTCGCCCTCCTCTTCCTCCTCTCCCGCCTGGCCGAGGACTCGGAGCTGAAAGCCCTTCTCGCTTTGGGCATCCGGCGGGAGCGGGTCCTCTTCCCCTTCTTGACCCTGGGAGGGGTTCTGGCCCTTTTGGGCTTCCTTTTGGGGGAAAGCCTGGTGCCCAAGGCCCTGGCCCAGGGGCAGGACCTCCTGCGGCGGCAGGTGCTGGAAAGGCCTAGGGCCCTCCTCAGCCCCGGCACCTCCTTCCAAGACGCCAAGGGAAGGGTGGTCTACGTGGGGGAGGTGGCGGGGGACCGGATCGGAAAGCTCCGGGTGCTGTCCCAAGAAGAGGTGCTCTTGGCAGAGCGGGGAAGCTTTGGGGGAGGGGTTCTGCGGGTAGAGGGAGGTCTTCGCATCACCTACGAGGGGGACCGCCCCCGCACCCTCACCCGCTTCCAGCAGGGGGAGCTGGTCCTTAAGGACCTCACCTTTGAGCCCTGGCAGAACCCCGCCAACCGCATGACCCTAAGGGAGCTTAAGCAGGAGGTGGAAAGGCTTAAGGCCATGGGGGTGAAGGCAGGCCTCGAGGCCACCACCTACTACCGCCGCTTTGCCGAGCCCGCGGCCAGCCTGGTCTTCGCCCTCTTCGCCGTGGGCCTGGCCTTCTACCTCCTGGGGGGCTCAAGGAGCCTGGGCCTTGTGGGGGTGGCGGTCCTCACCTTCTTCTACTACGCCACCTGGAGCGTGGGGCGGATCATGGGGGAGCAGAACGCCCTGGATCCCATCCTGGCCGCCTGGGGGCCCAACCTGTTCTACGGGATCCTGGGCCTCCTCCTCTTCCTAGGAGGGCGGAGGTGA
- a CDS encoding LPS-assembly protein LptD: protein MSRSWLGAIRKSALGLTAVVLFFSLALAQEKVLRILEAEKLELRQEGGEEVYVLTGSPVRLERDGETLEAGRVTYFRTRRLLFLSQGVRYRDGEGRLVEAEELQIDLSDESFDALEVRIEAKDLLLTGPLCQRVAGTILLEGGYATPCASCGQEVPDYAFRAREIVLYPGDRVVARGVVVLVQEKPVLELPVLLLFLSERRPRFEVGQDEGGFYLKAALPYVADFGLGFTLLSYYQGRGYGFGFDHVGTGEAKERYFFLYTPPDTFQYRGEYALKRQEFSVSALLERDDTREKLSRFRLESLFPGTPTPGEWRYALRVEGFLDHDPATPPPRTLQRLPELEVQSPVLREGPFSVQASLAVGRYLAETNPLNRSARALGPYAEVGRALLSHSESLSFSPWPGASLRAENRFRGFYYTTQNPDGEPERQVDWTTAVSLRQTLGGVSLEAAYQRSVQEGETPFRFDALPQRRSHQATLSLGFQEKPLLLSLKAGRDLEVGRYLPLEAQAALQDQGYALTLAHRRGLEGEGPLETRLEGSLTPYPFSLRASLRYDHAKALFDPLLLQAGYALPGGSLNLAHRHDLNGQGALTTDLTYALREGATAYTLQGRRDWQQNTLALQGQAILGPQSFSLQATLDPRALAYALGYRAGTAPGPLLDLLLSGRYQEGLRGTNLRLGLVQALPEVGFRLTANLHLPEVEDPGVYLRDLTFSGGAELWKPVPAGAEGEGAIPGLAFSGALTYARRPDRPEGYGLALRNFGPTLTFLGRENTKLHLAALLTQDLPGTPLKPRFLLVLDRCCWALRFTLDAQKGAMGLAFLYGGQAAGLLLSEEGVRLGGAP, encoded by the coding sequence GTGAGCCGCTCCTGGCTTGGAGCTATCCGAAAATCGGCCTTAGGGCTGACCGCGGTCGTGCTCTTCTTCTCCCTGGCCCTGGCCCAGGAGAAGGTGTTGAGGATCCTGGAGGCGGAAAAGCTGGAGCTAAGGCAGGAAGGAGGGGAGGAAGTCTACGTGCTCACGGGGAGCCCCGTGCGCCTGGAGCGGGATGGGGAAACCCTAGAGGCGGGAAGGGTCACTTATTTCCGAACCCGTAGGCTCCTCTTCCTCTCCCAGGGGGTGCGCTACCGGGACGGGGAGGGCCGGCTGGTGGAGGCGGAGGAGCTGCAGATCGACCTCTCCGACGAAAGCTTTGACGCCCTCGAGGTGCGCATCGAGGCCAAGGACCTACTGCTCACCGGCCCCCTCTGCCAGCGGGTGGCGGGGACCATCCTCCTGGAAGGGGGCTACGCCACCCCTTGCGCCTCCTGCGGCCAGGAGGTGCCCGACTACGCCTTCCGCGCCCGGGAAATCGTCCTCTACCCGGGGGACCGGGTGGTGGCCCGAGGGGTGGTGGTTTTGGTGCAGGAGAAACCCGTTCTGGAACTTCCCGTCCTCCTCCTCTTCCTCTCGGAGCGCCGGCCCCGGTTTGAGGTGGGCCAGGACGAAGGGGGCTTTTACCTGAAGGCCGCTTTACCCTACGTGGCCGACTTCGGCCTGGGCTTCACCCTCCTCTCCTACTATCAGGGCCGGGGCTACGGGTTTGGGTTTGACCACGTGGGTACCGGGGAGGCCAAGGAGCGTTACTTCTTCCTCTACACCCCCCCGGACACCTTCCAGTACCGGGGGGAGTACGCCCTAAAGCGGCAGGAGTTCTCGGTGAGTGCCCTTCTGGAGCGGGACGATACCCGGGAAAAGCTCTCCCGCTTCCGCCTAGAAAGCCTCTTCCCCGGCACCCCCACGCCAGGGGAGTGGCGCTACGCCCTGAGGGTGGAGGGCTTTTTGGACCACGACCCCGCCACCCCACCCCCCCGCACCCTCCAGCGCCTGCCCGAGCTGGAGGTGCAAAGCCCCGTGTTGCGGGAAGGGCCTTTCAGCGTGCAAGCGAGCCTGGCCGTGGGCCGCTACCTGGCGGAGACCAACCCCCTAAACCGCTCCGCCCGGGCCCTGGGGCCCTATGCCGAGGTGGGAAGGGCCCTCCTTTCCCACAGCGAAAGCCTTTCCTTTTCCCCCTGGCCCGGGGCCAGCTTGCGGGCGGAAAACCGCTTCCGGGGCTTCTACTACACCACGCAAAACCCTGATGGGGAGCCCGAGCGGCAGGTGGACTGGACCACTGCGGTCAGCCTCCGGCAGACCTTAGGGGGGGTAAGCCTCGAGGCCGCCTACCAGCGAAGCGTCCAGGAGGGAGAAACTCCCTTCCGCTTTGACGCCTTGCCCCAGCGGCGAAGCCACCAGGCCACCCTTAGCCTGGGCTTCCAGGAAAAGCCCCTCCTCCTCAGCCTGAAGGCAGGAAGGGACCTGGAGGTGGGGCGCTACCTGCCCCTCGAGGCCCAGGCCGCCCTCCAGGACCAGGGCTACGCCCTCACCCTAGCCCACCGCAGGGGCTTGGAGGGGGAAGGCCCCCTGGAAACCCGCCTGGAAGGCAGCCTCACCCCCTACCCCTTTTCCTTAAGGGCTAGCCTCCGCTACGACCACGCCAAGGCCCTCTTTGACCCCCTCCTCCTCCAGGCGGGCTACGCCCTGCCGGGGGGAAGCCTGAACCTGGCCCACCGCCACGACCTGAACGGCCAAGGGGCCCTCACCACCGACCTCACCTACGCCCTCCGGGAAGGAGCCACCGCCTACACCCTCCAGGGAAGGCGGGACTGGCAGCAAAACACCCTTGCCCTCCAGGGGCAGGCCATCCTGGGCCCGCAAAGCTTCTCCCTGCAGGCCACCTTGGACCCCAGGGCCCTGGCCTACGCCCTGGGCTACCGGGCGGGGACGGCCCCGGGGCCCCTTCTGGACCTCCTCCTCTCCGGCCGATACCAGGAGGGCCTCCGAGGAACGAACCTGCGCCTGGGCTTGGTCCAGGCCCTCCCCGAAGTGGGCTTCCGCCTCACCGCCAACCTGCACCTGCCCGAGGTGGAGGATCCGGGGGTGTACCTGCGGGACCTCACCTTCAGCGGGGGGGCGGAGCTTTGGAAGCCGGTGCCCGCGGGTGCGGAAGGGGAAGGGGCCATCCCCGGCCTCGCCTTCTCCGGGGCCCTCACCTACGCCCGCCGCCCCGACCGGCCCGAGGGATACGGCCTCGCCTTGCGGAACTTCGGCCCCACCCTCACCTTTTTGGGCCGGGAGAACACCAAGCTTCACCTTGCGGCCCTCCTCACCCAAGACCTCCCCGGAACCCCCCTGAAGCCCCGCTTCCTCCTGGTCCTGGACCGCTGCTGCTGGGCCCTGCGCTTTACCCTAGACGCCCAAAAGGGCGCCATGGGCTTAGCCTTCCTCTACGGAGGCCAGGCGGCGGGGCTTCTCCTCTCCGAGGAGGGGGTGAGGTTGGGAGGTGCGCCATGA
- a CDS encoding SDR family NAD(P)-dependent oxidoreductase — protein sequence MLQGKAFLVTGAGGALARAVIPALHRAGARLFLSDPREERMAERAKAVAAKTFVADLTRLEEAQALARFVEGQAPLFGVVHTVGGFAAGRFLDSDPGLYDWMLDLNLRTAFNLLRAVLPYMERRGEGFFAAIAAGPAWTGAGPGRALYTMAKTALASLLRSLQGEVEGVRFLILYPMGTLDTEANRKAMPEADFSRWIAPELVAEAIVLAAGAKGGRLLELPIYPPA from the coding sequence ATGCTGCAAGGCAAGGCCTTCTTGGTCACGGGGGCGGGGGGCGCCTTGGCCCGGGCGGTGATCCCCGCCCTGCACCGCGCCGGAGCCCGGCTCTTCCTCTCCGATCCCCGGGAGGAGCGCATGGCGGAAAGGGCCAAGGCGGTTGCGGCCAAAACCTTCGTAGCCGACCTCACCCGCCTGGAGGAGGCCCAGGCCCTGGCCCGCTTCGTGGAGGGGCAAGCTCCCCTTTTCGGGGTGGTGCATACCGTGGGCGGCTTCGCCGCCGGGCGCTTCCTGGATTCGGACCCTGGGCTTTACGACTGGATGCTGGACCTGAACCTGCGCACCGCCTTCAACCTCCTCCGGGCGGTTTTGCCCTACATGGAAAGGCGGGGGGAGGGCTTCTTCGCCGCCATCGCCGCCGGGCCCGCCTGGACGGGGGCGGGGCCGGGAAGGGCCCTTTACACCATGGCCAAGACCGCCTTGGCCAGCCTCCTCCGCTCCCTCCAGGGAGAGGTGGAGGGGGTGCGCTTCCTCATCCTCTACCCCATGGGCACCCTGGACACCGAGGCCAACCGGAAAGCCATGCCCGAGGCCGACTTCAGCCGCTGGATCGCCCCCGAGCTGGTGGCCGAGGCCATCGTGCTGGCGGCAGGGGCTAAGGGCGGAAGGCTTCTGGAGCTTCCCATCTACCCCCCAGCCTAG
- a CDS encoding VanZ family protein: protein MRPLPLLLALGHMGLLWWLSSQPATGMGLPHPWDKGAHFLAYLFLGLLLRLGLGRFLPAFLLAALYGAVEEWRQGFVPGRERDPWDLLADALGAWVGARLGGRWEAPEAFRP from the coding sequence GTGCGCCCCCTGCCCCTCCTCCTGGCCCTGGGGCACATGGGCCTCCTTTGGTGGCTTTCCAGCCAGCCCGCCACCGGGATGGGCCTGCCCCACCCCTGGGACAAGGGGGCCCACTTCCTGGCCTACCTGTTCCTCGGCCTCCTCCTGCGCCTGGGCCTTGGGCGCTTTCTCCCGGCTTTCCTCCTGGCTGCCCTCTACGGGGCGGTGGAGGAGTGGCGCCAGGGCTTCGTCCCGGGCAGGGAGCGGGACCCCTGGGACCTCCTGGCCGACGCCCTGGGGGCCTGGGTAGGGGCTAGGCTGGGGGGTAGATGGGAAGCTCCAGAAGCCTTCCGCCCTTAG
- the mce gene encoding methylmalonyl-CoA epimerase, which yields MRLHHVGIAVEDLDEAKARYLSLGFTPVAEGEVAAQGVRVAMLRGEGETLLELLAPLGLDTPVGRFLERRGPGLHHLAFATGQIEEDLARLKAEGAKLIDEVPRPGFGGHRVAFLHPAFGLGVLWELVEA from the coding sequence ATGCGGCTACACCACGTGGGCATCGCGGTGGAGGACCTGGACGAGGCCAAGGCCCGCTACCTTTCCCTGGGCTTTACCCCTGTGGCCGAAGGGGAGGTGGCAGCCCAGGGGGTGCGGGTGGCCATGCTGCGGGGCGAGGGGGAAACCCTTTTAGAGCTTCTGGCACCCCTGGGCCTTGATACCCCGGTGGGGCGCTTTCTGGAACGGCGGGGCCCCGGGCTCCACCACCTGGCCTTCGCCACGGGGCAGATTGAGGAGGACCTCGCTCGGCTAAAAGCGGAAGGGGCCAAGCTGATTGACGAGGTGCCCCGCCCCGGCTTCGGCGGGCACCGGGTGGCCTTCCTCCACCCCGCCTTCGGGCTCGGGGTGCTTTGGGAGCTGGTGGAGGCGTAG
- a CDS encoding FAD-binding dehydrogenase, translating into MDADVLVVGGGLAGLVAATEIAAKGKRVYLLEQEPHLGGQAYWSFGGLFLINSPEQRRLGIRDSLELARQDWFGAAGFDREEDYWGRLFAEAYLDFAAGEKRAWLAALGVRFFPVVGWAERGGGLATGHGNSVPRFHIVWGTGPGLLAPFLRRVRELEEKGFLKVLLRHRAEEVLVEGGKAVGVTGVVLEPDPVPRGAPSSRRPVGEFRYLAQAVVLATGGLGANLNLVRRFWPERMGRPPGRMLSGVPDHVDGSGLFLAERAGARLINLDRMWHYPEGVENHTPIWSHHGIRILPGPSALWLDATGKRLPPPLFPGFDALETLRYLRNTGWDWSWFLLDLKTLAKEFALSGSEQNPDLTGKSWLQVVRNRLFGPSRPVRTFLQRGKDFLVAEDLSELMRQMDALAPGVLDPMQLEREVKARDRELLHSFSKDAQILALRGFRHYLGDRLFRVAKPHPFLGGRGGPLVAVRLWTLTRKTLGGIQTDLKGRALTPKGEPLPGLFAAGEAAGFGGGGVHGYKALEGTFLGGCLFSGLLAARGVAEGLE; encoded by the coding sequence ATGGACGCTGACGTCCTCGTGGTGGGAGGGGGGCTCGCTGGCCTGGTGGCGGCCACGGAGATCGCCGCCAAGGGGAAACGGGTCTATCTACTGGAGCAGGAGCCCCACTTGGGGGGACAGGCTTACTGGTCCTTCGGAGGGCTTTTCCTGATAAACTCTCCGGAGCAGCGGCGATTGGGCATCCGGGACTCCTTGGAGTTGGCCCGGCAGGACTGGTTCGGGGCCGCGGGGTTCGACAGGGAGGAGGACTACTGGGGCCGGCTGTTCGCCGAGGCCTACCTGGACTTCGCCGCTGGGGAGAAGCGTGCCTGGCTCGCCGCCTTGGGGGTGCGGTTCTTCCCCGTGGTGGGCTGGGCGGAGCGGGGCGGGGGCCTGGCCACCGGGCACGGGAACTCCGTGCCCCGGTTCCACATCGTCTGGGGAACGGGGCCGGGGCTTCTGGCCCCCTTCCTGCGGCGGGTGAGGGAGCTGGAGGAAAAGGGCTTTCTCAAGGTTCTTCTCCGTCACCGGGCCGAGGAGGTGCTGGTGGAGGGTGGGAAGGCGGTGGGGGTGACGGGGGTGGTCCTGGAGCCTGACCCCGTGCCCCGGGGGGCCCCTTCCAGCCGCAGGCCCGTAGGGGAGTTCCGCTACCTGGCTCAAGCGGTGGTCCTGGCCACGGGGGGTCTTGGGGCCAACCTGAATCTGGTGCGCCGCTTTTGGCCGGAGCGCATGGGCAGGCCCCCAGGGAGGATGCTCTCCGGGGTGCCGGACCACGTGGACGGCTCGGGGCTCTTCCTGGCGGAGCGGGCGGGGGCCCGGCTCATCAACCTGGACCGCATGTGGCACTACCCCGAGGGGGTGGAGAACCACACCCCCATTTGGAGCCACCACGGGATCCGCATCCTTCCCGGGCCCTCTGCCCTCTGGCTGGATGCCACCGGGAAAAGGCTTCCCCCGCCCCTCTTCCCGGGGTTTGACGCCCTGGAGACCCTGCGCTACCTCCGAAACACGGGGTGGGACTGGAGCTGGTTCCTTCTGGACCTCAAGACCCTGGCCAAGGAGTTTGCCCTCTCGGGCTCGGAGCAGAACCCGGACCTCACCGGGAAAAGCTGGCTCCAGGTGGTGCGCAACCGCCTCTTCGGCCCCTCGAGGCCGGTGCGGACTTTTTTGCAACGGGGGAAGGACTTTTTGGTGGCGGAGGACCTCTCTGAGCTCATGCGCCAGATGGACGCCCTGGCCCCCGGGGTCCTGGACCCGATGCAGCTGGAACGGGAGGTAAAGGCCCGGGACCGGGAGCTGCTGCACTCCTTTAGCAAGGACGCCCAAATCCTGGCCCTCCGGGGTTTCCGGCATTACCTGGGGGACCGGCTTTTCCGGGTGGCCAAGCCCCATCCCTTTCTGGGCGGTCGGGGCGGGCCCTTGGTAGCGGTGCGCCTCTGGACCCTAACCCGGAAGACCCTGGGGGGCATCCAGACCGACCTCAAGGGCCGGGCCCTCACCCCCAAAGGGGAACCCTTACCTGGCCTCTTTGCCGCCGGGGAGGCCGCGGGGTTCGGCGGCGGGGGCGTCCACGGGTACAAGGCCCTGGAGGGCACCTTCCTAGGGGGGTGTCTCTTCTCCGGCCTCCTGGCGGCCAGGGGAGTGGCCGAAGGGCTAGAATAG
- a CDS encoding SMR family transporter encodes MAVYALAFHFLGLSLKSIPLSGAYAIRAGLGTALATPVGVLPVVAGVVLLNLSANAHGP; translated from the coding sequence GTGGCGGTTTACGCCCTGGCCTTCCACTTCCTGGGGCTGAGCCTCAAATCCATCCCCTTGAGTGGAGCCTACGCCATCAGGGCTGGCCTCGGCACCGCCTTGGCGACGCCGGTGGGGGTCCTCCCGGTGGTGGCAGGGGTGGTCCTCCTCAACTTGAGCGCCAACGCCCACGGGCCGTGA
- a CDS encoding 4Fe-4S dicluster domain-containing protein: MGLLDNLLNAFLKATDPRPRYTEARCLLYKNSVGGCDRCYGACPRGAVRLEGWRVELDEVLCTGCGLCTGVCPGIALEYPLGGLQEALIRGKGQIRCSKAEGKGEEVLCLGRLTPGLLAEAGSRFGKVVLARGDCASCRIGGPSVPEHLQRMAEEARRYHPVEVEVIQGELPGEKVGRRELFQALMGSARRTAADLVPELPLPEEPEPKGLPAELRLRFLAASRAEAVRWPKIQVEEGCTLCPVCTNVCPTEAVYRVREGEEYVLRLKVEACTGCGACVESCPPQVIRLEEAPKAEVGEELELYRGKPPWYDL; encoded by the coding sequence ATGGGCCTTTTGGATAACCTCCTGAACGCCTTCTTGAAGGCCACGGACCCCAGGCCCCGCTACACCGAGGCCCGCTGCCTCCTCTACAAGAACAGCGTGGGAGGGTGCGACCGCTGCTACGGGGCCTGCCCCCGGGGGGCGGTGCGCCTTGAAGGGTGGCGGGTGGAGCTGGACGAGGTGCTCTGCACGGGGTGCGGCCTCTGCACCGGGGTCTGCCCCGGCATCGCCCTGGAATACCCTTTGGGGGGCCTCCAGGAGGCTCTCATCCGGGGCAAGGGCCAGATCCGCTGCTCCAAGGCCGAGGGCAAGGGGGAGGAGGTGCTTTGCCTCGGCCGCCTGACCCCTGGGCTTCTGGCCGAGGCGGGAAGCCGCTTTGGCAAGGTGGTCCTGGCCCGGGGGGATTGCGCTTCCTGTAGGATTGGCGGCCCTTCCGTGCCCGAGCACCTCCAGCGCATGGCGGAGGAGGCCCGGCGCTACCACCCGGTGGAGGTGGAGGTGATCCAAGGGGAGCTTCCCGGGGAGAAGGTGGGGCGGCGCGAGCTCTTCCAGGCCCTTATGGGCAGCGCCCGGCGCACCGCCGCCGATTTGGTGCCGGAGCTTCCCCTGCCGGAGGAGCCCGAACCCAAGGGCCTTCCCGCGGAGCTTCGCCTGCGCTTCCTGGCGGCAAGCCGTGCGGAGGCGGTGCGCTGGCCCAAAATCCAGGTGGAGGAGGGGTGTACCCTCTGCCCGGTCTGCACCAACGTCTGCCCCACGGAGGCGGTCTACCGGGTGCGGGAGGGGGAGGAGTACGTCCTCCGGCTCAAGGTGGAGGCCTGCACCGGGTGTGGGGCCTGCGTGGAGAGCTGCCCGCCCCAGGTGATCCGCCTCGAGGAGGCCCCCAAGGCGGAGGTGGGGGAGGAGCTGGAGCTTTACCGGGGCAAGCCACCTTGGTACGATCTCTGA
- a CDS encoding bifunctional 3-deoxy-7-phosphoheptulonate synthase/chorismate mutase codes for MDERILALRREVDRVNRELLRLLSERGRLVQEIGRIQTELGLPHYDPKREEEMLAYLTAENPGPFPPETIRKLFKEIFKASLDLEERQDQKKFLYSRKYKPEPTRVRVRDVVFGEKPLLIAGPCSIESEEQMMETARFLAAKGVRVLRGGAFKPRTSPYGFQGLGVEGLRLGRRAADAYGMVFVTEVMDTRDVEVVAEYADILQIGARNMQNFALLKEVGRSGKPVLLKRGLAATMEEWFYAAEYILSQGNERVILAERGIRTFERWTRNTLDLSAVALAKQETHLPVVVDVTHAAGRTDLLAPLARAALAVGADGVHVEVHPNPKVALSDNQQQMDFAQFTRFLEALKDLLPEG; via the coding sequence ATGGACGAGCGCATCCTGGCCTTGAGAAGAGAGGTGGACCGGGTAAACCGGGAGCTTCTGCGCCTGCTTTCCGAGCGGGGGAGGCTGGTGCAGGAGATCGGCCGCATCCAGACCGAGCTCGGTCTGCCCCACTATGACCCCAAGCGGGAGGAGGAGATGCTGGCCTACCTCACCGCGGAAAACCCCGGGCCCTTCCCCCCGGAGACCATAAGGAAGCTCTTCAAGGAGATCTTCAAAGCCAGCCTGGACCTCGAGGAGCGCCAGGACCAGAAGAAGTTCCTCTACTCCCGAAAATACAAGCCCGAGCCCACCCGGGTGCGGGTGAGGGACGTGGTCTTCGGGGAGAAGCCCCTCCTCATCGCCGGGCCCTGCTCCATTGAGTCCGAGGAGCAGATGATGGAAACCGCTCGCTTCCTGGCCGCCAAGGGGGTCAGGGTCTTAAGGGGCGGGGCCTTCAAGCCCAGGACGAGCCCCTACGGCTTCCAGGGCCTGGGGGTGGAGGGCCTGCGGCTTGGCCGCAGGGCGGCGGACGCCTACGGCATGGTCTTCGTCACCGAGGTGATGGACACCCGGGACGTGGAGGTGGTGGCGGAGTACGCGGACATCCTGCAGATTGGGGCCCGCAACATGCAGAACTTCGCCCTCCTCAAGGAGGTGGGCCGCTCGGGCAAGCCCGTCCTCCTCAAGCGGGGGCTTGCCGCCACCATGGAGGAGTGGTTCTACGCCGCCGAGTACATCCTCTCCCAGGGCAACGAAAGGGTCATCCTGGCGGAAAGGGGCATCCGCACCTTTGAGCGCTGGACCCGGAACACCCTGGACCTCTCCGCCGTGGCCCTGGCCAAGCAGGAGACCCACCTGCCGGTGGTGGTGGACGTGACCCATGCCGCCGGGCGCACCGACCTCCTGGCCCCCCTGGCCCGGGCGGCCCTGGCGGTGGGGGCGGACGGGGTGCACGTGGAGGTCCACCCCAACCCCAAGGTGGCCCTTTCCGACAACCAGCAGCAGATGGACTTCGCGCAGTTCACCCGCTTCCTGGAGGCCCTAAAGGACCTCCTGCCCGAGGGCTGA
- the tatC gene encoding twin-arginine translocase subunit TatC has product MKEAPLVEHLEELRSRILWALLSWVVGTGVAWSFRVQLLEWLKRPLDLAAQQNGIQVNLIVLDITEPFLVSLKVAAFGGLVLALPFIVYQAWAFIAPGLYEHEKRLAVPFLLGAGFSFALGALFAYYGFLPFAIPFLLGFLGDVITPQISIGRYMGQVLMMMGVMGLVFEMPVVSYLLARLGILSSTFLARNWRIAVVLLLTLAAVITPTVDVVSLSIVTGPLLVLYWISVLVARLAERARPKEEAA; this is encoded by the coding sequence TTGAAGGAAGCCCCCCTGGTCGAACACCTCGAGGAGCTCCGGAGCCGCATCCTCTGGGCCCTCCTCTCCTGGGTGGTGGGCACGGGGGTGGCCTGGAGTTTCAGGGTCCAGCTCCTGGAGTGGCTGAAGCGCCCCTTGGACCTGGCGGCCCAGCAGAACGGCATCCAGGTCAACCTGATCGTTCTGGATATCACCGAACCCTTCTTGGTCTCCCTGAAGGTGGCGGCCTTTGGGGGGTTGGTGCTGGCCTTGCCCTTCATCGTCTACCAGGCTTGGGCCTTCATCGCCCCGGGGCTTTACGAGCACGAGAAGCGCCTAGCGGTGCCCTTCCTCTTGGGCGCGGGCTTCAGCTTTGCCCTGGGAGCGCTTTTTGCCTACTACGGCTTCTTGCCCTTCGCCATTCCCTTCCTCCTGGGCTTTCTTGGGGATGTCATCACCCCCCAGATCTCCATCGGCCGCTACATGGGGCAGGTCCTCATGATGATGGGGGTCATGGGCCTGGTTTTTGAGATGCCGGTGGTGAGCTACTTGCTGGCCCGGCTGGGGATTCTTTCCTCCACCTTCCTGGCCCGCAACTGGCGGATTGCCGTGGTTCTTCTCCTCACCCTGGCGGCGGTCATCACCCCCACGGTGGACGTGGTCTCCCTCTCCATCGTCACCGGGCCGCTTCTGGTCCTTTACTGGATTTCGGTCTTGGTGGCCCGGCTGGCGGAGAGGGCCCGCCCCAAGGAAGAGGCCGCTTGA
- a CDS encoding TatA/E family twin arginine-targeting protein translocase: protein MNLGMPEILVILVVALLIFGPKKLPELGRSLGQSIREFKRGAQEIREELEKSVDVREEPKPKPTPAEAAPEKAAQAEDKA, encoded by the coding sequence ATGAACCTGGGCATGCCGGAAATCCTGGTGATCCTGGTGGTGGCCCTCCTCATCTTCGGGCCCAAGAAGCTCCCCGAGCTGGGCCGCTCCCTGGGCCAGAGCATCCGCGAGTTCAAGCGGGGGGCGCAGGAGATCCGCGAGGAGCTGGAAAAGAGCGTGGACGTTCGCGAGGAGCCGAAGCCTAAGCCCACCCCGGCGGAGGCGGCGCCCGAGAAAGCCGCCCAGGCGGAGGACAAGGCTTGA